In Candidatus Rokuibacteriota bacterium, the sequence CGATTGAACCGGACCTCATCGCGGTCGCCATGCGGGAGGCCGAGCCCGCGGCCGCGCGGCGGGTGGAGGACCACGTCGCCCGCTGCCGCCCCTGTCAGGGTGAGCTCGAGCGCTACCGCGCCATCGACGGGATGGTGGACACGCTGCGACACGAGTCGCTCCCGACCGCGCAGGCGGCGCTCGCCCACGACCGACTCGAGTCGCGCCTGGCCGACCTCCGCCGCCGCCTGGTGGCGTACCGGGTGTTCCCCTCGCCGCTCGGCCGTCTCCTGATCGCGCGGTCGGAGCAGGGCATCCTCCTGGTGGAGTACCTGGCAAGCGGCGCGAGCTTTCGGGCGTCTCGCCTGAGCCGGGAGGAGCACGCGGAGGCCGTCGAGGACGGCCCAGAGATCGAGACGCTCTACCGGGAGCTCCTCGATTACCTCCAGGGAAAGCGCAGTCGGTTCGAGTGGCCGCTCGACCTGCGCCTCGCGAGGACCGACTTTCACCGGACGGTCCTGAAGGCCACGTCGAAGATTCCGTACGGTGCCGTCGTCTCCTACACGGGCATCGCCTGCAAGGTCGGCAAGCCTGAGGCCGCGCGGGCCGTGGCTCAGGCCCTCCGCTGGAACCCGGTGCCGATCTTGATCCCCTGTCACAGGGTCATCGGCAGCTCGGACTCCCTCACCGGCTACGCCGGCAACCGGATCGGCCTGAAGCAACGCCTCCTCACCGTGGAAGGTATCCCCACCGTTAAGGCGGCCCGGGACTTCCGCATCATGCGCGAGTCGATGTACGTCCGCGCGCCCGGACAGGAGTACTGCTTGCCGACGTGCCACTGGCTGGCCTCCGCGGACGCCGCGCGCCTGACGCTCTTCGGCCTCCGCGAGCGCGCGGAAGCGGCCGGGCTCAGGCCGTGCACCAGCTGCCGCCCCGACCTCCACCCGATTTCACACTAGGGAACCCGGAGGGGGGCTACGCCCCCCTTCCGGACCTCCCCCCAGGATGGGTTGCGCCGGCGGAGCCGGCGCGCGAACGCGCTTACTCGGACACGCTCGTAGCGCCCCCGTTTCACACTCGCCTCCCTGCGGGGTCATAGAGAACGAAGGGAATGACCCCGGGCCGGTACCAGATCGTGCTCACGCAACGGAACGAGATGGAGGGCAGCGCTCATGGACTTTAACGACTACGTCGTCGAGCAGCTCGTGAAGGAACGGCTGAGGGAAGCACAGCGCCTGGCAGCGCTGGGCGCATGGCACGATCGGCCGCGCGCGCCGCGCCGGCGGCTCCGCGCCGCCATGGGCCTCGCCATGATTCGAGTCGGACGCTGGGTGCTCGGGCAGCCCGTCGAAGGCGAGCCCGCCGCGCTCGGGAGGTGACGCCGATGGACGGGCTGGCAGCGATTGGGGTCGCAACGCTCGTCCTGGGCGGCCCGCTCGCCTGGACGATCCTCCTGAACCTGCGCGACCGCCGGCAGGCACGGTTGCTCCGGACTGTGCTGGACCAGCTGAGCTCGCGGGAGCTCCGCGGTCGTATCGCGGTCGAGGTCCGGTGCGCCCTCCTCTCGGCAGACAGCCAGGTGGCTGTGCACGTGCTGACGTTTTCCCAAGAAGAGCTCTGGGAGATCATGACGCGGCTCGCCCAGCGGCTTGCGCCCCGTGTCCGGCTCGAGGTGAGCGGTCAACTGGACCGGTTGTTCCACGCGACTGTCACGATGAGGACGACAGGCGAGGAGCCCCACGCCCGCCCGCGCCAGCCGTCTCTGGCCACGAACTGAGACCGGGAGCAACGCATACGGAGGAGCCGAGATGGATCAGATGACGCAGCTCAGGCTGATGGTGCTCGTTGCTTTGAGCGCCTCCTGGGCCCTGATTCTCGGCACAGGGATGGGCGTCTCGTGGCTCCTCGATCGGCGTGACCGGCGCCGGTCGGGGCTGCGTTCGACGGTTCTCGCGCAGCTGGCCTCCGACGATGTGCGGCGCCGGGTCGGGATCAAGGTCCGCTGCGGCCTGCTGTCGCGCCGGGGCGTGGTCGCCCTTGACATGAGCGCCTGCTCGCGTAACGAGATCTGGGAGACCGTGAGCCGGCTGCGCCATCACCTCTCACCCGGCGTCAGGGTGGTCGTGCTGGGCTCCCTCGAGGGAAAGTTCCCCGCGGCGTTCACGCTGGAGACCACGAGCGCGCCTCCGCTCGGCCGCGCGCAGCCAGCGCCTGCTCCCACCTGCTAGGACAATCGGAGGGGGCCGGGCCCCCGGCGCGAAAGCGCGGGGAGCGCGCGCGGCGGGTCAGACCAGGCGCCAGAGCCGACCTTCGGCCGGCTCGTCGGTCAGGGTGAACTGGGGAAGGGCAATCTCGGGCGAGAGGTCCTGGAAGACGACGCGAACACGCCTGCCGATCGCGACGTTCTCGTCGCGCTCGGGCGCGAAGTCGGGCCTCACGAGGTTGGCGATCATCCTGAGGCCCTCGTCGGGGGTGGGCCGGGCGCGCTGCTCATCCAGCTCGGCGAGCACGACCGGGTAGGGCGCCCAGTCCCGGAACCCCGGCTGGATGGCCTGGACGACGATCTCGTAAGAGTAGATGGTGCCCCCGCCGCTCACCTCCTGCCAGCTCCAGTCGAGCGCTGTACACCAGGGGCAGGCGCGCGTCGGCGGGTAGCGCATCAGGTCGCAGGCGGCGCACTTCCGCATCATGAGGCGGTGCTGGCGCGCGGCCTGGAAGTACTCCTTCCACTCCGAGTCGTTCTCCGGCACGATCAGGTTCATCCCGCGGTATTCCACGTTCGGCATGCGCTCCCTCTCCTTCTCCCTCTCCCTTCCTGGGGGAGGGCCGGGGTGAGGGTCTGTCAATGCGCACCCCGTTCCGGGCGGCAGAAGTCCACGATCCTATCACTTGGTTACCGCCGAAGGATCAGGGCGGAGCCGGTGGCGGGCGTGGACCAGCCCAGGTTCATCGCGATCTCGGCGTCCCGCACCTGCCGGCACCGCCAGGGCGCGTAGTCGTAGGTGTGGACGCCCTCGGCGCAGCGCGGACAGTAGTCGTCCACGGTGCCGCGGAGCTGGCGCACATTCTCGATCACCAGGTTCATCCCGTGGGTGTAGGCCTCGCAAAGGTGGCCGCCCGAGGTGTTATTGGGCCGCTTGCCGCCCAGCTCGATGAGGCCGCTCGAGACATAGGCGCCCCCCTCCCCTTTCTTGCAGAAGCCGTACTCCTCGAGCTGGAGCAGCGCGGTGAACGTGAACGCGTCGTAGGAGCCGGTGAGGTCCACGTCCTCGGGCCCGATTCCCGCCATGCCGAACACGATGTCCCTGGCGTAGTAGCCGGCCACCCGGCTGACGGGTCCGTGGGCGAAGTGGAAGTCAGTCCGGGGCTTCGACACGCGCCCGGCCACGCCCATCATGTAGACCGGCCGCTGGCGGAGATCGCGCGCCCGCTCGGCCGAGGTCACGATCAGGGCGGTGGCGTTGTCGGTCTCCACGCAGCAGTCCAGGAGATGGAGCGGCTTCACGATCCAGCGGGAGCCGACCACGTCCGCCACGCTCACACGCTCCTTGTAGAGGGCCTTGGGATTCTGGGAGGCGTGCTTCGAGTGCGCCGCCTTCACGTGGGCCACCTGCTCGGAGGTCACCCCGAACTCGTACATGTAGCGCATGAAAGTCGGGGCAAAGTTCTGCCCCGCGCTCGTCATCCCGTAGGGCCGGAAGGCCAGGTCGGCCCCGCGCACCGGCGCCGCGGCGCGCACGCCGGTGCCGCCAATCCTGACCTCGGTGTAGCCGTTCATCGAACGGAAGATCACCACGGTCTTGCACATCCCCACCTCGATGGCGCCCATGGCGAGCCCGATCAGCGCCTCGGTGGAGGAGCCGCCGCCCACCACGTCCATCCAGAAGTTGAGCCTGATCCCCAGGTCGCCGGCCACGATAAGCGAGAATGTCGAGTCGTTGTTCTGGTAGCTCATCATGCCGTCCACGTCCCGGTTGGTGAGGCCGGCGTCGGCCATGGCCTTCTTGATGGCCTCCACCGCCATGGCGCGGGTGGTGCGGCCGGAGTTCCGGCTGTACTCGGTCTCCCCGATCCCCACGATGCAGTACTTGTCTCTCAGGTTCCCCATGGGCGCCTCGCATAGAACGCTTCGATGAGCTGCGCGACCTGCTCGGGCTGGTCTTCCTGGACGAGATGGCCGGCGTCGTCGAGCACAAATAAGGATGAGCCCTTAAGGTCTCGGTGGAAGCGCTCAGCCGTCTCGAGCGGAATGTACGGGTCCTGGCGTCCCCAGATGATCAGCGCGGGGACGTTGAGACGCCGGAGGCCTTCCTCCCACTCCGGGTGCTCCGAGGGGGTGGTGTTCCGGTAGAGTTTGAGAATCGCCGTCCGCATTGCCGGGTCCGCGATGGGCTCGTAGTAGATGTCCAGGTCGGCCGGGGTGAGGTTCTCCGGGTGCACCAGTGCCTTGAGCCTTCCGGCGACAAAGCGCTCCTGTGTCCATCCCGCCATCCAGCGCTCGCCTTCCTCGGGCGTCCGCCAGATCTTCGCGAGCGGGTGCCACTCGTAATCCGGGTAGAAGATCGTGTTCATGACCGCCAGGCTCCGAACGCGCTCGGGGTGGGCGATCGCGAAGCCAAGCCCGAACGGACCACCGAAGTCATGGACGATCAGATGGAGCCGATCCAACCCGAGGGCGACCGTGAAGCCTTCCAGGTAGCGAACGTAGCCGGCACGGAGTAGTCGGCGTCAGCCGGCTTGTCTGATTTGCCGAAACCGTAGTGATCCGGGGCGACGGCGCGACCGAAGCGCGCCAGCCGGGGCAGGAGCTTACGCCAGAGGTAGGACGAGTTCGGATTCCCGTGCAACAGCAGGATCGGCTCTCCCGCGCCGGCCTCCCGGTAGAAGATCGCCATTCCACTGACGTCGATGGTCTTCTCGCGGACCATGCGCCCCTCAGCCGACCACGGCCTCGGCCTCCATCTCCACCTTCCAGCGCGGATCCAGGAGCCCCGCGACCACGACCATGGTGCTGGCGGGGCGGGTCTCGCGAAAGACCGCGCCGTGGGCCCGCCCCACCGCCTCCCAGTCTTCGGCCCTCGTGAGATAGGTTCGCGTCCGAACGACGTGCTCCGGGCCAGCTCCGGCTTCCCGGAGCGCCGCCAGGATGATCTCGAGGCAGCGGCGCGCCTGGGCCTCGGGGTCCCGATCGCACGACCCGTCAGGCCAGATCGGCGCAGTCCCCGAGACCAGCACGCGATTGCCCACCCGGATCGCCCGGCTGAACCCGATCCTCGGCTCGTACGGCGAGCCGGACGAAACCCGCTGCCGCTCTGCCATCTCCCTCCCTCGCCTCCCGATCGGGTTTGGCGATCGGAAATCGTAGTATACCGTATCAGAACCCGGCCCGGGCCTGGGGCGGACGGGCGAGCGCCAGGAGAAGCAGGGCCAGCCCGTTGAACCCGGCGCTCAGGAGAAACGCCCAGGTGTAGCGGCCGGTGGCGTCGTAGATCGCGCCGGCTCCGACCGGCCCCAGCGCCGCCATCGAGCCCGCCAGCGCGAAGAGGAAGCCGACGAGGCTCCCCGCCCGCTCCCTGCCGAAGAAATCGCCGACGATGGCGGGAAAGAGCGTGGAGACGGCCCCGTAGGAAAACCCGAACCCCACTACGACGAGGTAGAGCGCCGGAAGCCCGCCCACGGCCATGAATCCCAGAAAGGCGAGGCCCTGGAGGCCGATCGAAATGCCGAGGGCCGACTTCCGCCCGGTCCGATCCGAGATTCCGCCCATGACGAGCCGGCCGAAGACCGCGGCGATCCCGAGCGCGCTGACCACGGTCGAGGCCAGGAGCGGCGAGATCCCGAGGTCCCGGGCGAACGGCACCGCGTGGACGAGCGGGATGAAGACCGGGATCCACGTCGCGGCGAAGACGCCGAAGAGCGTCCAGAAGGCGGCTGTTCGGATGGCCCACGGCAACGGCCACCGGACCTCGGCGTTCGCTGAGGCCGGCGCCGGGCTCCGCGCCGCGCCGTTGGGGGCGAGCCCCAGGAGCTCCGGGTCGCGCTTCATCACCCTGGCCACGAGATTCAGGATCACGAGGATCGCGGCGCCGAAGGCGACGTACGCCCACCTCCAGCCGACGGCGCCCACCAGCAGGTGGGCGAGGGGCGGGAGCGCGAAGGTCCCCAGGCTCCCGCCGCTGGAGGCGACCCCCACGGCGAGTCCGCGCTTCCGAACGAACCACTTCACCACGGTGGCGTTGCACGGCACGTAGGCCGTGCTCATGCCGAGGGCGGCCACGACGCCGTAGAGCACGTACGGGTGCCAGAGCTCGCGAACCTGGCTCATCCCCGCGAGCCCCGCGCCCAGGAAGACGCCGCCGAGCGAGATCACGACGCGCGGACCCCACCGGTCGGTGAGCTGTCCCGCCGCCAGGCCGAAGACGCAGTAGAGGAACGCGTAGAGCGAGAACACGCCGGAAAGCCCGGTCCGGCTCCAGCCGAACTCGTCCAGGAGCGCGGCGAAGAAGACGCCGAAGGCGTACTGGGCGCCGTAGGCCAGAAACAGGATGAGGAACGCCCCGCCGACGACGACCCACCCGTAGTAGAAGCCGGAGGAGCGAGCGCGAGGCGC encodes:
- a CDS encoding methylated-DNA--[protein]-cysteine S-methyltransferase, whose product is MKQTPSVCQAIEPDLIAVAMREAEPAAARRVEDHVARCRPCQGELERYRAIDGMVDTLRHESLPTAQAALAHDRLESRLADLRRRLVAYRVFPSPLGRLLIARSEQGILLVEYLASGASFRASRLSREEHAEAVEDGPEIETLYRELLDYLQGKRSRFEWPLDLRLARTDFHRTVLKATSKIPYGAVVSYTGIACKVGKPEAARAVAQALRWNPVPILIPCHRVIGSSDSLTGYAGNRIGLKQRLLTVEGIPTVKAARDFRIMRESMYVRAPGQEYCLPTCHWLASADAARLTLFGLRERAEAAGLRPCTSCRPDLHPISH
- a CDS encoding OB-fold domain-containing protein, with the translated sequence MPNVEYRGMNLIVPENDSEWKEYFQAARQHRLMMRKCAACDLMRYPPTRACPWCTALDWSWQEVSGGGTIYSYEIVVQAIQPGFRDWAPYPVVLAELDEQRARPTPDEGLRMIANLVRPDFAPERDENVAIGRRVRVVFQDLSPEIALPQFTLTDEPAEGRLWRLV
- a CDS encoding alpha/beta hydrolase, with the protein product MDRLHLIVHDFGGPFGLGFAIAHPERVRSLAVMNTIFYPDYEWHPLAKIWRTPEEGERWMAGWTQERFVAGRLKALVHPENLTPADLDIYYEPIADPAMRTAILKLYRNTTPSEHPEWEEGLRRLNVPALIIWGRQDPYIPLETAERFHRDLKGSSLFVLDDAGHLVQEDQPEQVAQLIEAFYARRPWGT
- a CDS encoding alpha/beta fold hydrolase, with the translated sequence MVREKTIDVSGMAIFYREAGAGEPILLLHGNPNSSYLWRKLLPRLARFGRAVAPDHYGFGKSDKPADADYSVPATFATWKASRSPSGWIGSI
- a CDS encoding RidA family protein, with amino-acid sequence MAERQRVSSGSPYEPRIGFSRAIRVGNRVLVSGTAPIWPDGSCDRDPEAQARRCLEIILAALREAGAGPEHVVRTRTYLTRAEDWEAVGRAHGAVFRETRPASTMVVVAGLLDPRWKVEMEAEAVVG
- a CDS encoding MFS transporter, whose product is MSRLADAGLEPGRAPRARSSGFYYGWVVVGGAFLILFLAYGAQYAFGVFFAALLDEFGWSRTGLSGVFSLYAFLYCVFGLAAGQLTDRWGPRVVISLGGVFLGAGLAGMSQVRELWHPYVLYGVVAALGMSTAYVPCNATVVKWFVRKRGLAVGVASSGGSLGTFALPPLAHLLVGAVGWRWAYVAFGAAILVILNLVARVMKRDPELLGLAPNGAARSPAPASANAEVRWPLPWAIRTAAFWTLFGVFAATWIPVFIPLVHAVPFARDLGISPLLASTVVSALGIAAVFGRLVMGGISDRTGRKSALGISIGLQGLAFLGFMAVGGLPALYLVVVGFGFSYGAVSTLFPAIVGDFFGRERAGSLVGFLFALAGSMAALGPVGAGAIYDATGRYTWAFLLSAGFNGLALLLLALARPPQARAGF